A stretch of the Malus sylvestris chromosome 10, drMalSylv7.2, whole genome shotgun sequence genome encodes the following:
- the LOC126585142 gene encoding squalene monooxygenase SE1-like produces KSMPATPVPTPDAILLGDAFNMRHPLTGGGMTVALSDIVLLRDVLRPLTDLNDAPTLCEYLESFYTLRKPVSSTINTLTGALYKVFCASPDPARQEIREACFDYLSLGGICSYGPMSLLSGLNPRPVHLFLHFFAVAVFGVGRLMITFPTPKGIWLGTRLILGASGIIFPIIKGKGVRQMFFPATIPAYYKAPPLQMKNQEQADEFQSYSF; encoded by the exons AAAAGCATGCCTGCTACTCCTGTTCCCACTCCTGATGCAATTTTATTGGGTGATGCATTCAACATGAGACACCCTTTAACCGGAGGAGGAATGACTGTGGCTCTTTCAGACATTGTTCTTCTTAGGGATGTTCTTAGACCCCTAACTGATCTCAATGACGCACCAACTTTGTGCGAATATCTAGAATCGTTCTACACATTGCGCAAG CCTGTTTCATCTACCATAAACACATTGACCGGAGCCTTGTACAAGGTATTTTGTGCATCACCTGACCCGGCAAGACAGGAAATCCGAGAAGCGTGTTTCGACTATTTGAGCCTTGGAGGCATATGTTCATACGGACCTATGTCTCTTCTCTCTGGTCTTAATCCCCGTCCGGTCCATCTGTTTCTCCATTTCTTTGCTGTGGCTGTCTTTGGAGTTGGCCGCTTAATGATTACATTCCCTACGCCTAAAGGTATATGGCTTGGGACTAGATTGATCTTG ggTGCATCAGGAATTATATTCCCCATTATTAAGGGCAAAGGAGTTAGACAAATGTTCTTTCCAGCAACAATCCCGGCATATTACAAAGCTCCTCCTCTTCAAATGAAGAATCAGGAACAGGCAGATGAATTCCAATCATATTCTTTCTGA